DNA from Deltaproteobacteria bacterium PRO3:
GCCTCTTCAAGCAGCACGCCTTCCAATTCCTCTCGGAGACCCAAGCCAAGGCGCTGCTGCTCCAGGCCCAGGCGCCGGACGGCGGCATCCGCGCCCTCTTTCAGGCGCATAACTTCAGCGGCTTTCTCGCCTTCCTCAACGAGTCCCTCGAGGCCGGGATGAAAAAGGGCGCCCCGCCCGGCGCGGACGCGGCGCAGGAATTCCGCAAGCTGCTGCAGCCCGTCTTCCTGCTCCGCGACTTCCTGGACGGCCAAGAGCTGAGCGCCGAGGCGATCACGACGCGCCTCGAAACCGGCCCCGAAGAACGTGCCAGCATCGACGACGAGGGCTACCTGCGCACCGACGACCGGAAGATGCACGTCATGTTCATCCGGCCCGCCGACCGCAAACAGGACTACAAGGTCGACCAAAAGCTCTTGAAATGGGTGCGGGAGGAGATCCCGGCGGTGGAGGGTCGCTTCCCCGGCGTCAAGATCGGCGTCACCGGCGGGCCGGCCCTCAACAGCGACCAATTTCAGATCAGCCAGAAGGACATGACCCTGGCCAGCATCTTCGCTTACACCTCGACGGCGTTGATCTTCATCCTGGCCTTTCATTCCTTCGCGCGGCCCTTTTTGGGATTGCTCACCCTCAACCTCGCCCTGACCTGGGTCTTCGGCTTCACGACCCTGGCGATCGGGCATCTCAACCTCTTCTCGCTGGCCTTCGTCGTCATTCTGGTCGGCCAAGGAACCTATTACGGCGTCCATGTCGTCGCGCGCTATGAGGAGGAACTGCGCCGCGGCCGCGGCGTCCCCGCGGCGATCGAGGAGACCATCGCCCACGTCTTCGGCAACATCGGCACCTCCGCCCTCACGACCGCGGCCGCCTTCTACGCAACGATTTTCGTCGAGCTGAAGGGCTTCGCCGAGCTGGGCCTGATCGCCGGTACCGGGGTCCTGCTCTCGGCCTCCGGTATGCTCTTCGTCCTCCCCGCCTTTCTTTTGCTGTACGACCGCCGCCGCTCGCCCGAGCTGCTCAAGGGCGCCGGCGAGCTGGCCGAGCCGCCGCTCAAGCCCTGGATGCTCGCCCTGCGCAGTGCCGTCCACAATCACGCCGTTTGGGTGATCCTGGCGGTCAGCGCGGTCGGCCTGTGGGGCGCTTACATGTTCTACAGCCCCCGGCACGGCGTCGCCTTCGACAACAACCTGCTCAACCTGCAGGCGAAGGACACCGAGGCGGTGCGTTATGAAAAAAAACTGATCGAGACCTCGCTCTCGCCGCGCGCGGGGATCTTCATGACCGGATCGCTGGAAGAGGCCGAGCGCCTCGCCCAAGCGGCCAAGGCCCTGCCCACCGTGCAGCGGGTAGAGTGGCTGGGCGACATCTTCCCCGAGGGCGGGGTCACCGCGATTACCGGGCAGGCCCTGCGCCGCGCCATCGCCGGCCTGCCTGAAGCGCCGCTCTCCCCGCCCGACCCCGCGAGGCTGCGCGCCGAGCTCGAGCGCCTGCGCCGCAACCTCGAGGCGGCCGAAAACCATCGACGCGATCTTGAAGAAATTCCCCGAAAGTTCCGGCGATGCGGCCACGCGCAAGATGCTCGAGACCTCCTTCTTGGCGCCGCAACTGGACGATTTCCAAAACCGCTTCTTCCCCGCCGTGCGCGGGATGCTGCGCGCGGCCGCTGCGGCACCGCCGATGGCTCTCGACCAGGTGCCGAAGGAAATCCGCGAGCGCTTCCTCGCCGCCGACGGGACTTACGCGGTCTACGCCTTCCCCAAGGTGAATATCTGGGAGCGGGCCCAACTGGAGGTCTTCGTCACGGACCTGCGCCAGGTCAGCCCCGAGGTGACCGGGCCGCCGGTCATGTTCTTCGAGATCCTGCGGCTGGTGCGCAAGGACTACTTCAAGGCGGGCTTCTACTCCGCGTTGGCGATCTTCCTGATCTTCCTGATCGAGTTCCGCTCCCTGCGCTATTCCCTGCTCGCCTCGCTGCCGCTGGTGATCGGCGTCTTCTCCCTCTTCGGCCTGATGTCTTGGCTCAAGATCTCCTTCAACACCGCCAACATGATCGCCCTGCCGATGATCCTCGGCATCGGGGCCGACAACGGGGTGCACATCCTGCACCGCTTCCGCGAGGAGGGCGGCCGCGGGATCGATTTCCTGTTCAAGTCCACAGGCAAGGCCCTGCTCATCACCTACCTCGACTCGGTCACCTCCTTCGTCGGCCTGGCCTTCGCCAACCACCAAGGCCTGGCCTCGCTGGGCCGGATCGTCGTGATCGGCCTGACCTGCTGCACCGTGGCGGGGATCGCCTTCCTCCCCGCCGTCATGTCCCTGTTGGTGCGCCGCCGGGCCAAGCACCGGGCCGCGGACGCCGCTTCCACTTAATAGTGGACTCTTTTCTCGGCCGCATTCATATTTCTAAGGGTCTGCAACCATTCTTGGGAGGTACCTATGTCGATTCGAAGTCGCTTGGAGCCCCTTGCCTTGACCCTGCTGCGCATCTCCACCGGCATCATCATGGCCGCGCACGGCTGGGATAAATTGCAAAACCTGAACGCCACCGTCGAGCAATTCGGCGCGATGGGCATCCCGAAGGCGGGCGTCTATTTGGCCATCGCCGGCGAGCTCGGCGGCGGCCTGGGCCTGATCGTCGGACTGCTCACGCCCGTGGCGGCCTTCGGCGTCTTCTGCACCATGGCGGTCGCGGTGCTGCACGTCCACCTGAAGAACGGCCTC
Protein-coding regions in this window:
- a CDS encoding DoxX family protein, whose amino-acid sequence is MSIRSRLEPLALTLLRISTGIIMAAHGWDKLQNLNATVEQFGAMGIPKAGVYLAIAGELGGGLGLIVGLLTPVAAFGVFCTMAVAVLHVHLKNGLFAKDGGFEYPLTLAMVALYFIMRGAGPVSLDGIFCKKKEAA